Sequence from the Methanobrevibacter arboriphilus genome:
ACTTCAAGATCAATACCTTTTTCAGAGATAGTTCCCGCTATTAAAAGAGAAGAAATAAATTGAGAGCTAACATTACCATCAATAGATGTTTTTCCACCAACAAAACCTGGGTTTACTTCAATAGGAGGTTTTCCATTTTTAAAAATGGATTTTGCATCAACTCCTAATGGTTTTAAAGCTTCAAGAAGCATATCCATAGGACGTGTTTTAAGAGATTCATCACCAGTAAATATTGTTTTATTTTTAGATAAACCAGCTAAAGAAGTCATTATCCTAAGAGTAGTTCCAGAATTTTTCAAATCAATTGGATTATCTGAAAGATTTTCAATATTTCCATTATCAATTCCTTTAATTTCCCAATAACTATCTGAATTAGGATTATTAACAAGAGAATTAAAGTTAGAAGTATTTATATCTGCACCAAAATTTCTACAAGCATTAACTGAAGCAAGAGTATCCTCAGAAGAAAGAGGATCATATAAACAAGAAGTTCCTTCAGCAAAAGAAGCTATAATAATAGCCCTATGAGTATAACTTTTAGAAGGAGGTGCTTTAACAATTCCTCCAACATCTGAAACTTTTTTTACTTTTAAAATCATTTAAATCATCTGAAATTTTGATTCAATCTATTATAATGTATTATGATTATATATAAAAATATAATAAAGATATAATGAAAATATAATGAAAATATAATAAAATTATTTAATTATTTCAAATAAAACATCTAAATTATCTGATTGGACAACATCAACCTTCTTACCACTTTTACCAACAACTTCTTTTACCATATTAACATGTTCATTAGTTATAACATTGTCTCCAATTGTTATTTTGCCATTATTTTCTTTTTCTTCAGTTTCTTCTAATAATTTAGCTATTTCTTCTGGATCATTAGATGTTAAATATTTAATAATTTTTGGAGCATCTCCTTTAAATTGAGGGCCAATCTTATCCATAGCAGGAATAACTTCAACAACCTTTTCATGAATATCAGGTTTTCCAACTAACAAGTCAAGTTTATGAATCTTTAAAGTTCCTTTAATATCTTCAATATAATCCTCATAAACTGCCTTTAAATCTTCATTAGTGTAGATATTAACTTCAGACAGAGGAACATTTAGAGGAATCTTAGAAGAAGATTTAAACCTTCTAATTTCTCCAATAGTTTCAATAATTAATTCTCCATTATCTTCAAAAACATCATCAATAAGATCTTCATCTAATTCTGGCCATTTAATAATATTTATACTATTAGTATTTTCAAAATATTGATATACTTCATCAGCAAAATGAGGAGTAATAGGTGAAAGAAGTTTTAAAGAAGTTTCAACAACGTTTTTTAAAGTATATTTAGCAGCAATCCTAGAATCTTCAGTTACATCATCATTATAAAGCCTATATTTAACAGATTCAATATATTCATCACAAAAATCGTGCCAAACAAATTTTTCAATTGAATTAATAGCTGTTGCAAAATTATAAGTTTCAAAAGCTTCAGTAACCTCTTTATTAAGATTATTTAACTTTGAAAGTATCCACTTATCTAAAGGCATTAATTTATTTTTAATAGCATTACTAGATTCATTATTGATAATATCTATATTTTTATTAGTCATATTTTCATCAAAAATATGCATACTAATAAATCTAAAAGCATTCCAAAATTTCCTAAGGAATTTATAACCATATTTAATATCTTTCCAATCAAAAGGAACATCAGACCCTGGAACACTATTAGCTGCCCAAGTTCTAAGAGCATCTGCACCATACTCTTCAATAACTTCTTCAGGACCTATAACATTTCCACGAGATTTACTCATTTTATAACCATCTTCTCCAAAGACCATACCATTAATTACAATCTCATCAAATGGTTTTTCATCAACTAAAGCTAATGTTCTAAGAGTAGTATAAAAAGCCCATGTACGAATAATATCATGCCCTTGAGGACGTAAATCAGCAGGAAAATTATTTTTAAAACTTGGATCTGGCCATCCAGCAATATTTAATGGAGATATAGAACTATCCATCCAAGTATCAAGCACATCATCCTCTCCTCTAAATTCACGAGACCCACACTCACATTCAACTGAAGGTTGTGTTTGGGTTGGGTCTACAGGTAAATCTTCAATATTTGGAAGATGAACCTTACCACATTTTTTACAGAACCAAACAGGGATAGGAGTAGCAAATATCCTTTGTCTTGAAACACACCAATCCCATTCCATAGAATCAGCCCAATTAAGAAGCCTACTTTTCATATGCTCTGGAACCCAATTCATAGAATTAGTAGCAGATTTAATATCATCGATTAGTTTATTTACAGCTACAAACCATTGTTTTTTAACCAAAATTTCAATAGGAGTTTTACATCTCCAACATTGACCAACATTTTGATCAACAGGTTCTTGTTTAATAATACACTCTTCTGCTTTAAGATCATCAACAGTAGCTAACTTACATTCTTTTAAAGTCATTCCTTCATATCTTCCAGCAGATTTAGTCATAATCCCTTTTTCATCAATTGCTTCAATAATATCAAGATTATGTTTATTTACCCATGAAACATCAGTTTTATCCCCAAAAGTACAAACCATAACAGCAC
This genomic interval carries:
- a CDS encoding valine--tRNA ligase, whose translation is MTIDNIPKDYDHKKEKEWQKKWDDDQIYKFIGDGTKPRYIIDTPPPYPTGSIHMGHVLNWVYIDINARYKRLKGFDVLFPQGWDCHGLPTEVKVEENNNIKKNDVSRAEFRNMCVDLTKENITLMKNQMKSIGFSQDWSREYITMTHEYMRKTQTSFLQMYEKGLIYQGIHPVNWCPRCETAIAFAEVEYSSNDTFLNYVNFPSTNEKSDSKNDGVLIATTRPELMSACVAVVVSPDDDRYADIIGKEVEVPISRQKVKVIADDEVDPEFGTGAVMVCTFGDKTDVSWVNKHNLDIIEAIDEKGIMTKSAGRYEGMTLKECKLATVDDLKAEECIIKQEPVDQNVGQCWRCKTPIEILVKKQWFVAVNKLIDDIKSATNSMNWVPEHMKSRLLNWADSMEWDWCVSRQRIFATPIPVWFCKKCGKVHLPNIEDLPVDPTQTQPSVECECGSREFRGEDDVLDTWMDSSISPLNIAGWPDPSFKNNFPADLRPQGHDIIRTWAFYTTLRTLALVDEKPFDEIVINGMVFGEDGYKMSKSRGNVIGPEEVIEEYGADALRTWAANSVPGSDVPFDWKDIKYGYKFLRKFWNAFRFISMHIFDENMTNKNIDIINNESSNAIKNKLMPLDKWILSKLNNLNKEVTEAFETYNFATAINSIEKFVWHDFCDEYIESVKYRLYNDDVTEDSRIAAKYTLKNVVETSLKLLSPITPHFADEVYQYFENTNSINIIKWPELDEDLIDDVFEDNGELIIETIGEIRRFKSSSKIPLNVPLSEVNIYTNEDLKAVYEDYIEDIKGTLKIHKLDLLVGKPDIHEKVVEVIPAMDKIGPQFKGDAPKIIKYLTSNDPEEIAKLLEETEEKENNGKITIGDNVITNEHVNMVKEVVGKSGKKVDVVQSDNLDVLFEIIK